TGTCGTGGCTCGCGCCCTCGGCGTCGGCGATGAGCGCGCGGGCGAGCGCACCGCACGCCCGCGTGAGCGCGGCGGTCACCGCGGCCCGGTCCGCCCGCACCCCGCTGGCGCCCGAGGCGAGGAGGGCGACCGTGTCGTTCGTCGACATGCAGCCGTCGGAGTCGATGCGGTCGAACGTGGCGGCGGTGGCGTCGGCGAGCGCCGCACGGGCGTCCTCGGCGTCGACCACGGCGTCGGTGGTGAGCACACAGAGCATCGTCGCCAGCGCCGGCGCGAGCATGCCGGCGCCCTTGGCCATGCCGCCGACCCGCCAGGCGCCGTCGGCCCCCTCGACGAGGACCTCCTTGGGCACGGTGTCGGTCGTCATGATGGCGCGGGCGGCGTCCGGGCCGCCGTCGGCGGCCAGCCGCCCGGCCGCGTCGTCGACGCCGGCGAACAGCGCCGGCAGGTCGAGCCGCTCGCCGATGAGGCCGGTGGAGCACACGAGGACGTCGCCCGCGGAGACGCCGAGGACGTCGGCGACGTGCTCGGCGGTGCGGTGGGTGTCGCCGAAGCCGTCCGGGCCCGTGCAGGCGTTGGCGCCGCCGGAGTTGAGGACGACGGCGTGCGCGACGCCGTCCCCGACGACGGTGCGCGACCACACGACGGGGGCGGCCACCACCCGGTTGCTGGTGAACACGGCCGCGGCGACATGGTCGGGGCCGTCGTTGACGACGAGGGCGACGTCGGGCCGGCCGGAGGCCTTGAGGCCGGCGGCGACACCCGCCGCGCGGAAGCCGAGGGGGGCGGTGATGCTCACGGAGCGACTCCCGTCGTGGGCAGGCCGAGCGTCTCGGGCAGGCCGAGCGCGAGGTTCATCGACTGCACGGCGGCGCCGGCGGTCCCCTTGCCGAGGTTGTCCAGGGCGGCGACGACGACGACGCGCCCGGCCCGCTCGTCGAGCGCGACCTGGAGGACGGTGTGGTTGGAGCCCACGGCGGCCGCCGTCGTCGGCCACTGGCCCGCCGGGAGGAGGTGGACGAACGGCTCGTCGGCGCACGCCCGCTCCCAGGCGGCGCGCACCTCGGCAGCGCTCGTACTGGCGTCCGCGAGCGGCGCGCTCACCGTGGCGAGGATCCCCCGCGACATGGGCACCAGGGTGGGGGTGAAGGAGAGCCGGACGCCGGTGGCACCGGCGACCGCGAGGTTCTGCTCGATCTCGGGGACGTGCCGGTGCGACCCGCCGACGGCGTAGGGCATGGCGGCGCCGAGGCCCTCGCTCGCGAGGAGGTGCGTCTTGGCGGCCTTGCCGGCCCCGGAGTAGCCGTTGGCGAGGACGGCGACGACATCGTCGGCGCGGACCACACCGGCGGCGACGCCCGGCTGGAGCGCGAGGGTGACGGCGGTGACGTTGCAGCCGGGGACGGCGACCGTGCGGGCCTCCCGGAGGATCTCCCGCTGCGCCCGGGCGGGGCCGGGCTCCCCGGCGTGCCGGAGCTCGGGCATCCCGTAGGCCCAGGCCCCGGCGTAGTCGCCGCCGTAGAAGGCGTCCCACGCGGCGGGGTCGGTGAGCCGGTGGTCCGCGCCGCAGTCGAGGAGGAGCGGCGTGGGGCCGTCGATCGCCTCGAGCGCCGCCGTCAGCGCGCCGGAGGCGCCGTGCGGCAGCGCAAGGACGACGACGTCGTGCTCGGCCAGGCGGGCGGGGTCGGTGGGCTCGAGGACGCGGTCCGCGAGCGGGAGGAGGTGCGGCTGGTGCTCCCCGAGGAGGTCACCCACGCTGGAGTGCGCGGTGAGCGCCCCGATCTCGACCTCGGGGTGCGCAAGGAGCAGGCGCAGGACCTCGCCTCCCGCGTACCCGCTGGCTCCGGCCACCGCCACCGATACAGTCACTCGCATAACTATACACAGCCCTGCATGGAGGGTGGGACGCGCCCGCCTGGCGAGACGCCCGGGAGCGCGGCCGCGAGGGGCTACCGACTCTCGCCGGGGGCGAGGTGCTCCGTGCACTCGGCGTCGATGCGCCGGGCGAACGCGCGCACCGCGTCCCAGTCACGCAGGTCGCCCTGCGGGGCGCGCACCAGCCGGGTCACCGAGCGCTCGCGGAGGTTGAGCAGCTCGGGCTCGATGCGTCCGGGGAACGTCGCGGTGCCGACGGGGTCGACGGCGGCGACGACCTTCGGCTCGACCGTCGTCGGCTCGTCCGCCTCCGCACCGGCCAGGCCGACGGAGAAGACCCACGTGGGCAGCACGGCGAGCTCGCCGGCGTGCCGCTCGGCGAACTCGCGGGCGTGGGCCATCCAGCGCGACATGTACACCGCCGAGCCGAGCACGACGACCTCCGCGTCGCCGATGTCGGCCGACTGGGCCGGCTCGTGCCGGGTGGTGTGCCCGAGGGCCGCGAGCTCC
The sequence above is a segment of the Georgenia faecalis genome. Coding sequences within it:
- the argJ gene encoding bifunctional glutamate N-acetyltransferase/amino-acid acetyltransferase ArgJ; this translates as MSITAPLGFRAAGVAAGLKASGRPDVALVVNDGPDHVAAAVFTSNRVVAAPVVWSRTVVGDGVAHAVVLNSGGANACTGPDGFGDTHRTAEHVADVLGVSAGDVLVCSTGLIGERLDLPALFAGVDDAAGRLAADGGPDAARAIMTTDTVPKEVLVEGADGAWRVGGMAKGAGMLAPALATMLCVLTTDAVVDAEDARAALADATAATFDRIDSDGCMSTNDTVALLASGASGVRADRAAVTAALTRACGALARALIADAEGASHDIAVTVRGATSVPAALAVARAVTRSNLLKAAVFGNDPNWGRVLAAVGTVPADVAPFDADALDVAINGVQVCRAGGVGEDRAGVDLAASREVRIDIDLHAGAAEDVTVWTNDLTHDYVHENSAYST
- the argC gene encoding N-acetyl-gamma-glutamyl-phosphate reductase — translated: MTVSVAVAGASGYAGGEVLRLLLAHPEVEIGALTAHSSVGDLLGEHQPHLLPLADRVLEPTDPARLAEHDVVVLALPHGASGALTAALEAIDGPTPLLLDCGADHRLTDPAAWDAFYGGDYAGAWAYGMPELRHAGEPGPARAQREILREARTVAVPGCNVTAVTLALQPGVAAGVVRADDVVAVLANGYSGAGKAAKTHLLASEGLGAAMPYAVGGSHRHVPEIEQNLAVAGATGVRLSFTPTLVPMSRGILATVSAPLADASTSAAEVRAAWERACADEPFVHLLPAGQWPTTAAAVGSNHTVLQVALDERAGRVVVVAALDNLGKGTAGAAVQSMNLALGLPETLGLPTTGVAP
- a CDS encoding flavodoxin domain-containing protein — its product is MRILVVSASKHEATAEIADAIAQELAALGHTTRHEPAQSADIGDAEVVVLGSAVYMSRWMAHAREFAERHAGELAVLPTWVFSVGLAGAEADEPTTVEPKVVAAVDPVGTATFPGRIEPELLNLRERSVTRLVRAPQGDLRDWDAVRAFARRIDAECTEHLAPGESR